In a genomic window of Magnolia sinica isolate HGM2019 chromosome 16, MsV1, whole genome shotgun sequence:
- the LOC131229833 gene encoding pumilio homolog 12-like: MPQSPQSTHRWFLLRKIMELSLLLSQDPFGNYVLGCALELKIPEVINDICHKLKGHYTDLSTEKVSSFIVQKCIVLRTKFVVSELLKTGNLGQLARDRYGNYVVQTALKMTEVKPLFFLLHHQLLFL; encoded by the exons ATGCCTCAGTCTCCACAATCTACACATAGATGGTTCCTGTTGAGGaaaatcatggagctgagcttgCTCCTCTCGCAAGATCCTTTTGG AAACTACGTCTTGGGTTGTGCTCTCGAGCTCAAGATCCCGGAGGTCATTAACGATATATGCCACAAGCTTAAAGGCCACTACACGGATCTATCAACAGAGAAAGTCAGCAGCTTCATTGTTCAAAAATGCATAGTTCTTCGGACTAAATTTGTGGTTTCAGAGCTGCTGAAAACTGGCAACCTAGGCCAACTTGCGCGTGATCGATATGGGAATTACGTCGTCCAGACGGCACTGAAAATGACAGAGGTGAAACCCCTTTTCTTCCTTTTGCATCACCAGCTTCTATTTCTTTAG